In the genome of Halobacterium noricense, one region contains:
- the gpmI gene encoding 2,3-bisphosphoglycerate-independent phosphoglycerate mutase yields MQAALVILDGWGLADHDFRGGEAASTSHSQDSRDRLNAVAAADTPNFDEYSRRGGFGTLTTHGREVGLPRGQMGNSEVGHLTIGSGRVVRQEYTRINDAIADGELCQNDAISGALDHVERTGSRVHFMGLVSDGGVHSDHEHLHTLLECAASRDLPATTHAFMDGRDTAPHGGENYLQTLREVTDEYDTGDVATVVGRYYAMDRDQNWERTKRAYDAIVNRNGDHRAESAVEAVQESYDRGDTDEFVEPTIVRGGDALSEGDAVVFCNFRADRARQLVRMLADIRPDDWEEEGVSTDPPEVPVATMTEYDETFDLPVAFESERPADTLGEVLAEHSLTQLRVAESEKYPHVTYFLNGGREVEFAGERREIVESPDVPTYDLAPEMSAEDVTDVALDVLASDDPDVLVLNYANPDMVGHTGDYEAAIEAVETVDSQLARLVPALRDAGADVCVTADHGNADDMGTREDPHTAHTFNPVPFVHRPAEESEEDASDVREGGALRDVAPTLLDLLDVERPTAMTGTSLLD; encoded by the coding sequence ATGCAGGCCGCGCTGGTGATTCTCGACGGCTGGGGGCTCGCCGACCACGACTTCCGAGGCGGCGAAGCCGCCTCGACGTCCCACTCGCAAGACTCGCGGGACCGACTGAACGCAGTTGCGGCGGCGGACACGCCGAATTTCGACGAGTACTCGCGCCGCGGCGGCTTCGGTACGCTCACCACGCACGGCCGCGAGGTCGGCCTCCCGCGCGGCCAGATGGGCAACAGCGAGGTCGGCCACCTCACCATCGGCTCCGGCCGCGTCGTTCGACAGGAGTACACCCGCATCAACGACGCCATCGCCGACGGCGAGCTCTGCCAGAACGACGCCATCAGCGGCGCGCTCGACCACGTCGAACGCACGGGCAGCCGCGTCCACTTCATGGGGCTCGTCAGCGACGGCGGCGTCCACTCTGACCACGAACACCTCCACACGCTCCTCGAATGCGCCGCCAGCCGCGACCTCCCCGCGACCACGCACGCGTTCATGGACGGCCGCGACACCGCACCCCACGGCGGCGAGAACTACCTCCAAACCCTCCGAGAAGTCACCGACGAGTACGACACCGGCGACGTCGCCACCGTCGTCGGGCGGTACTACGCGATGGACCGCGACCAGAACTGGGAGCGCACGAAGCGCGCGTACGACGCCATCGTCAACCGGAACGGCGACCACCGCGCCGAATCCGCGGTCGAAGCAGTCCAGGAGAGCTACGACCGCGGCGACACCGACGAGTTCGTCGAACCCACCATCGTGAGGGGCGGGGACGCACTCAGCGAGGGCGACGCCGTCGTGTTCTGCAACTTCCGCGCGGACCGCGCGCGCCAACTCGTCCGCATGCTCGCGGACATCCGCCCCGACGACTGGGAGGAAGAAGGCGTCTCGACGGACCCACCGGAGGTGCCGGTGGCGACGATGACCGAGTACGACGAGACGTTCGACCTCCCGGTCGCGTTCGAGTCCGAGCGCCCCGCGGACACGCTCGGCGAAGTACTCGCCGAGCACTCCCTCACCCAACTGCGGGTCGCCGAGTCCGAGAAGTACCCTCACGTGACGTACTTCCTGAACGGCGGCCGCGAGGTGGAGTTCGCGGGCGAACGCCGCGAAATCGTCGAGAGCCCGGACGTCCCCACGTACGACCTCGCGCCCGAAATGAGCGCCGAGGACGTCACTGACGTCGCGCTCGACGTGCTCGCATCCGACGACCCGGACGTGCTCGTGTTGAACTACGCGAACCCCGACATGGTCGGCCACACCGGCGACTACGAGGCCGCCATCGAGGCCGTCGAAACCGTCGACAGCCAGCTCGCGCGCCTCGTTCCCGCACTCCGCGACGCCGGCGCCGACGTCTGCGTCACCGCCGACCACGGCAACGCCGACGATATGGGCACCCGCGAGGACCCCCACACCGCACACACGTTCAACCCCGTCCCGTTCGTCCACCGCCCCGCCGAGGAGAGCGAGGAGGACGCCAGCGACGTCCGCGAGGGCGGCGCACTCCGGGATGTCGCGCCGACGCTGCTCGACCTGCTGGACGTGGAGCGACCGACGGCGATGACCGGAACGTCGCTGCTCGACTAA
- the nadC gene encoding carboxylating nicotinate-nucleotide diphosphorylase yields MPVTDAVVERWLREDLGHHDVTNDVPGETDGRLVAKQSGVVAGLDAGTSVFDYLGCDADATREDGDRVAAGDTVLTVEGPAKAVLRGERVAVNVLGHASGVATKTRRAVDAAREGTEDVAIAATRKTTPGLRGVEKRAVVAGGGDTHRLDLSHMVMVKDNHVAEMGLEAAVAHFRERASFATKIEVEAEDPADAARAAEAGADVVLLDNMTPAETREAVEALSDDVLAEASGGITVEDVPAYAATGVDVISMGALTHSAPALDYSFRTD; encoded by the coding sequence ATGCCAGTCACTGACGCCGTCGTCGAGCGGTGGCTGCGCGAGGACTTGGGCCACCACGACGTGACCAACGACGTGCCCGGCGAGACGGACGGTCGACTCGTCGCCAAGCAGTCAGGGGTCGTCGCGGGTCTCGACGCCGGAACGAGCGTCTTCGACTACCTCGGCTGTGACGCCGACGCGACCCGCGAGGACGGCGACCGCGTGGCCGCAGGCGACACCGTGTTGACCGTCGAGGGGCCCGCGAAGGCCGTACTGCGGGGCGAGCGTGTCGCGGTCAACGTCCTCGGCCACGCGTCCGGGGTCGCGACGAAGACGCGGCGCGCCGTCGACGCCGCACGCGAGGGGACCGAGGACGTGGCGATTGCGGCGACGCGGAAGACCACCCCGGGGTTGCGGGGCGTGGAGAAGCGCGCCGTCGTCGCGGGCGGCGGGGACACCCACCGCCTCGACCTCTCGCATATGGTGATGGTGAAGGACAACCACGTCGCGGAGATGGGACTCGAAGCCGCCGTCGCGCACTTCCGAGAACGCGCGTCGTTCGCCACCAAGATAGAAGTCGAAGCGGAGGACCCGGCGGATGCGGCCCGAGCGGCCGAGGCCGGTGCGGACGTCGTACTCTTGGACAACATGACTCCTGCGGAGACTCGGGAGGCCGTCGAAGCCCTCTCGGACGACGTGCTCGCGGAGGCCAGCGGTGGGATTACCGTCGAGGACGTGCCGGCGTACGCCGCGACGGGCGTCGACGTGATCTCGATGGGAGCGCTCACGCACTCCGCGCCCGCCCTCGACTACTCGTTCCGAACCGACTAA
- a CDS encoding ABC transporter ATP-binding protein, with protein MTDRAIETRNLTKRYGDETAVEGLELAIPAGSVYGFLGPNGAGKTTTMRMLTTLTKPSDGTATVAGADVTNRDAVVSNVGYLSEEPPLHAELTAREQLRYVAGLRDLPEAEAEARIDDLLGRFSLAGDADKRISAYSKGMKQKVGIIQAMLHDPAVLFLDEPTSGLDPRAARTVRDTIADLTEGDATVFLSTHILPVVDELADTVGVLYDGRLVTEGSPEHLKTRAEAGDERTLEDVFLEVTGGIGDAAEEA; from the coding sequence ATGACCGACCGCGCCATCGAGACGCGCAACCTCACGAAGCGGTACGGCGACGAGACCGCCGTCGAGGGGCTGGAACTCGCCATCCCCGCCGGCAGCGTCTACGGTTTCCTCGGCCCGAACGGTGCCGGGAAGACCACCACGATGCGGATGCTCACGACGCTCACGAAACCCAGCGACGGCACCGCGACGGTCGCGGGCGCGGACGTCACAAACCGCGATGCCGTCGTCTCGAACGTCGGCTACCTCTCCGAGGAGCCGCCGCTGCACGCCGAACTCACGGCCCGCGAGCAACTCCGGTACGTCGCCGGCCTCCGCGACCTCCCCGAGGCGGAGGCCGAGGCGCGCATCGACGACCTGCTCGGCCGCTTCTCGCTGGCCGGCGACGCCGACAAGCGCATCTCGGCGTACTCGAAGGGGATGAAACAGAAGGTCGGCATCATCCAGGCGATGCTCCACGACCCGGCCGTGCTCTTCCTCGACGAGCCGACGTCGGGGCTGGACCCCCGGGCCGCCCGCACCGTCCGCGACACCATCGCAGACCTCACCGAGGGCGACGCCACCGTCTTCCTCTCGACGCACATCCTCCCAGTCGTCGACGAGCTCGCGGACACCGTCGGCGTGCTCTACGACGGTCGCCTCGTCACCGAAGGGTCCCCGGAGCACCTCAAGACCCGCGCGGAAGCCGGCGACGAGCGCACGCTCGAAGACGTCTTCCTCGAAGTCACCGGCGGCATCGGTGACGCGGCCGAGGAGGCCTGA
- a CDS encoding L-aspartate oxidase, translating into MADEHTADVLVVGSGIAGCAAALAAARDDADVLVATKASKPADASSDWAQGGIATTRGDPASLKADVLDASAATADEDAVDVLVENAADAVRDVLVDTLDVPFDEAGDDYDFAQEAAHSEERILHVDANTGRHVLRPFLAHLDDHPNVRLLEDTAALDLITHEGRVYGVLLDSSQDGTPAFAGATILATGGIGGCFRRTTNPEHATGDGVAMAALAGAGVADMEYVQFHPTVYDSDDPFLLSEAVRGEGAVLRNGDVSEPRDSVARETQSPGGERFMPAYHPDAELAPRDVVARAVDTEREATGEVTLDVSPLEFESEFPGLAAKCEDRGVDWETGIPVAPGQHFLCGGVAVDHEGRASLDRLFAVGECARTGVHGANRLASTSLLEGLVWGLRAGDAAVGHEAERVETPDLLDRDPDLSARFADEKFHRLRRVMEECVGLRRAPSDLQRAQSVLRRLKGEVDAYVRTRTARSLYELRNAAVTGLLVARAAAENDQSVGCHYVEREGSNASH; encoded by the coding sequence ATGGCCGACGAACACACCGCCGACGTGCTGGTCGTCGGCAGCGGCATCGCCGGGTGTGCCGCCGCGCTCGCCGCCGCGCGCGACGACGCTGACGTGTTAGTCGCGACGAAGGCCAGCAAGCCCGCCGACGCGAGTTCCGACTGGGCGCAGGGCGGCATCGCCACCACGCGGGGCGACCCAGCGAGCCTGAAAGCGGACGTCCTCGACGCCAGCGCCGCGACTGCCGACGAGGACGCGGTGGACGTGCTCGTCGAGAACGCCGCCGACGCCGTTCGGGACGTGCTCGTGGACACGCTCGACGTGCCGTTCGACGAGGCCGGCGACGACTACGACTTCGCGCAGGAGGCGGCGCACTCAGAGGAACGAATCCTGCACGTCGACGCGAACACTGGTCGGCACGTCCTGCGGCCGTTCCTCGCGCACCTCGACGATCACCCGAACGTGCGACTTCTCGAAGACACCGCCGCACTCGACTTGATTACTCACGAAGGCCGCGTGTACGGCGTGCTCCTCGACTCGTCGCAGGACGGCACCCCGGCGTTCGCGGGAGCGACGATTCTCGCGACGGGCGGCATCGGCGGCTGTTTCCGTCGCACGACTAACCCCGAGCACGCGACCGGCGACGGCGTCGCGATGGCCGCGCTCGCCGGCGCGGGCGTCGCGGACATGGAGTACGTCCAGTTCCACCCGACGGTCTACGACAGCGACGACCCGTTCCTGCTCTCGGAGGCAGTTCGTGGTGAGGGTGCCGTCCTGCGGAACGGCGACGTCTCCGAGCCCCGTGATTCGGTGGCTCGGGAAACGCAGTCTCCCGGCGGCGAGCGCTTCATGCCCGCGTACCACCCGGACGCCGAGCTCGCGCCGCGGGACGTCGTCGCGCGAGCCGTCGACACGGAACGCGAGGCGACGGGCGAGGTCACGCTGGACGTCTCGCCGCTGGAGTTCGAATCCGAGTTCCCGGGTCTCGCCGCAAAGTGCGAGGACCGCGGCGTCGACTGGGAGACTGGAATCCCCGTCGCGCCCGGCCAGCACTTCCTCTGTGGCGGCGTCGCCGTCGACCACGAGGGTCGTGCGAGCCTCGATCGCCTGTTCGCCGTCGGGGAGTGCGCGCGCACCGGCGTCCACGGCGCGAACCGCCTCGCCAGCACCAGCCTCCTCGAAGGACTTGTCTGGGGCTTGCGCGCGGGTGACGCGGCGGTCGGCCACGAAGCCGAGCGGGTGGAGACACCGGACCTACTGGACCGCGATCCCGACCTGTCGGCACGCTTCGCCGACGAGAAGTTCCACCGCTTGCGTCGCGTGATGGAGGAGTGCGTCGGCCTGCGCCGCGCGCCGAGTGACCTCCAGCGCGCCCAGAGCGTGCTCCGACGGCTGAAAGGAGAAGTCGACGCGTACGTTCGCACGCGCACGGCCCGCAGCCTCTACGAACTCCGGAACGCCGCCGTGACCGGGCTGCTGGTCGCGCGAGCGGCCGCCGAGAACGACCAGAGCGTGGGCTGTCACTACGTCGAGCGCGAGGGGAGTAATGCCAGTCACTGA
- a CDS encoding DNA double-strand break repair nuclease NurA has protein sequence MTLDPVHFDGIAELASQIRHEVDAEEHRDVAEETWANSLDPLYGDDGPVLEPLAEQRRSAADVEELALQSSPFDTAHGLDSGTINPKTFKNGLVLDLAQAAMSATPSDLDLHRSRTVITSVHSNDATVRTDTDWRKWDEGYSRGRIVHTTPLARDQERVVHGLALYLAESHHALEHADDVDDLLLLDGPVYPKQLVNWADRHASLADLVTENELVGEVLENYVRLVERFAEKDVPLAGFVKSPASQALVRALRDRGRPTPWASDAAFFGQVLERREFIDGDDYHRITDELAWTGWFTSTLGADGVFADSSELGVERELPAECYEVAFFVVYDPRTDLVHKVELPRAFADSEDCRDAVERYVTSQVAAEAGPPKPVGKADELARIGATEKEELVRKLERSFDSRRDENYDDQRWSES, from the coding sequence ATGACCCTCGACCCCGTCCACTTCGACGGCATCGCGGAACTCGCGAGCCAGATTCGCCACGAGGTGGACGCCGAGGAGCACCGCGACGTCGCCGAGGAGACGTGGGCGAACTCCCTCGACCCGCTCTACGGCGACGACGGCCCCGTGCTGGAACCGCTCGCGGAACAGCGGCGCTCGGCCGCAGATGTCGAAGAGTTGGCGCTCCAGTCGTCGCCGTTCGACACCGCCCACGGCCTCGACTCTGGCACCATCAACCCGAAGACGTTCAAGAACGGGCTCGTGCTGGACCTCGCCCAGGCCGCGATGAGCGCGACGCCCAGCGACCTCGACCTCCACCGCTCGCGCACGGTCATCACGAGCGTCCACTCCAACGACGCCACCGTCCGCACAGATACGGACTGGCGCAAGTGGGACGAGGGGTACAGCCGCGGCCGCATCGTCCACACGACGCCGCTGGCCCGCGACCAAGAACGCGTAGTGCACGGCCTCGCGCTCTACCTCGCGGAGAGCCACCACGCCCTCGAACACGCCGACGATGTGGACGACCTCCTCCTGCTGGACGGTCCGGTCTACCCCAAGCAGCTCGTGAACTGGGCGGACCGCCACGCGAGCCTCGCGGACCTCGTCACCGAGAACGAGCTCGTCGGCGAGGTGCTGGAGAACTACGTCCGCCTCGTCGAGCGCTTCGCCGAGAAGGACGTGCCGCTGGCGGGCTTCGTGAAGAGTCCAGCGAGCCAGGCGCTCGTGCGCGCACTCCGCGACCGCGGCCGGCCGACGCCGTGGGCTAGCGACGCCGCGTTCTTCGGGCAGGTGCTCGAACGCCGCGAATTTATCGACGGCGACGACTACCACCGCATCACCGACGAACTGGCGTGGACGGGCTGGTTCACGTCCACCCTCGGCGCGGACGGCGTGTTCGCCGATTCCAGCGAACTCGGCGTCGAACGCGAACTCCCCGCGGAGTGCTACGAGGTCGCGTTCTTCGTCGTCTACGACCCGCGCACCGACCTCGTGCACAAGGTCGAACTGCCGCGCGCGTTCGCCGACAGCGAGGACTGCCGGGACGCCGTCGAGCGCTACGTCACCAGCCAGGTTGCCGCGGAAGCCGGGCCGCCCAAGCCCGTCGGGAAAGCCGACGAACTCGCGCGCATCGGCGCGACCGAGAAGGAGGAACTCGTCCGCAAGCTCGAGCGCTCCTTCGACAGCCGGCGCGACGAGAACTACGACGACCAGCGCTGGTCCGAGAGCTGA
- a CDS encoding DUF7113 family protein, producing the protein MLLVRGSAAGTTLTGTLYERGEEAPSFKGAPDEAAPYVWVCDEFYAVESGGSIQEVGGRDVNVAFESPMPRGFDTREQALDAAREHVRTQLARIGVDPADVDIEVEPEHEAEL; encoded by the coding sequence ATGTTGCTGGTGCGCGGTTCGGCGGCCGGGACGACGTTGACGGGGACGCTGTACGAGCGCGGCGAGGAAGCGCCGTCGTTCAAGGGCGCACCCGACGAGGCAGCGCCGTACGTTTGGGTCTGCGACGAGTTCTACGCCGTGGAGAGCGGCGGGAGCATCCAGGAGGTCGGCGGGCGAGACGTCAACGTCGCCTTCGAATCACCGATGCCGCGCGGGTTCGACACGCGCGAGCAGGCGCTGGACGCGGCCCGCGAGCACGTCCGCACGCAGCTCGCGCGCATCGGCGTCGACCCCGCGGACGTCGACATCGAGGTCGAGCCCGAGCACGAAGCCGAGCTCTAG